In bacterium, one genomic interval encodes:
- a CDS encoding 8-oxoguanine deaminase — protein sequence MLIRNLQAAHTDVTGGRLCIRTDGARISEIAVDLLPLPGDEVVDGSHLIAVPGFVNSHHHFFQALTRCVPAAQQLRLFDWLRFHYPLWGNFDAEMFRAAYRLAMAELLLSGCTTSCDHHYLFPGAVAADLTRLEVECARELGLRFTLLRGSMTLGHARGGLTPDSLIENDADVLRDCERTVGAFHDARPFSMTQVHLAPCTPFNVTPELMRDTAVLARELGVRLHTHLAETADETDYCVARYGKRPLALMEEWNWVGPDVWYAHGIHFNDNEIAQLAATHTGVAHCASSNCRLASGRMRLRKLLQAGVPIGLAVDGCASNDSSNMLAELRMAMLVHRTPDDLEFFTARRVIDLATSGSAALLGRSDIGQLRVGMAADIVLFDGADLAYAGAADPVAALLFCAPTRPHTVIVNGKVVVHNRELLTADEREIASSAREQARRLLSKAN from the coding sequence ATGCTGATTCGCAATCTGCAGGCGGCTCATACCGATGTGACCGGCGGACGACTGTGTATTCGCACCGACGGCGCACGGATTTCGGAGATCGCCGTTGACCTCTTGCCGCTGCCGGGCGACGAGGTCGTGGACGGCTCGCACTTGATTGCGGTGCCGGGTTTCGTGAATTCGCATCACCATTTTTTTCAGGCGTTGACTCGTTGCGTGCCTGCGGCGCAGCAGTTGCGGCTGTTCGATTGGCTGCGTTTTCACTATCCGCTGTGGGGGAATTTTGACGCGGAGATGTTCCGCGCGGCGTACCGGCTGGCAATGGCGGAGCTGCTGCTGTCGGGCTGTACGACGTCGTGCGATCATCACTATCTATTCCCCGGTGCGGTGGCGGCGGATTTGACCCGGCTTGAAGTCGAGTGCGCGCGCGAATTGGGACTGCGTTTCACGCTGCTGCGCGGCAGCATGACGCTGGGCCACGCCCGCGGCGGTTTGACGCCGGATAGTCTGATTGAAAACGATGCAGACGTTTTGCGCGATTGCGAGCGCACGGTCGGCGCGTTCCATGATGCCCGGCCCTTCTCGATGACTCAGGTCCATTTAGCGCCGTGCACACCGTTCAACGTTACGCCGGAACTTATGCGCGACACGGCGGTGCTGGCGCGTGAACTGGGCGTCCGCCTGCACACGCATCTCGCGGAAACCGCTGATGAAACTGACTACTGTGTGGCGCGTTATGGCAAACGGCCGCTCGCGTTGATGGAAGAATGGAATTGGGTCGGGCCTGACGTGTGGTATGCGCACGGCATTCACTTTAACGATAATGAGATCGCGCAGTTGGCCGCGACGCACACGGGCGTTGCGCATTGTGCCAGTTCAAATTGCCGTCTTGCTTCAGGCCGAATGCGATTACGCAAACTCCTGCAGGCCGGCGTCCCGATTGGCCTGGCGGTGGACGGCTGTGCATCGAACGACAGCTCGAATATGCTCGCCGAGTTGCGCATGGCGATGCTGGTGCATCGTACGCCCGATGATCTGGAATTCTTCACCGCGCGCCGCGTGATTGACTTGGCGACGAGTGGATCCGCAGCGCTGTTGGGTCGCTCCGATATTGGTCAACTGCGCGTTGGGATGGCGGCGGACATCGTGTTGTTTGACGGCGCGGATCTGGCCTATGCGGGTGCCGCTGATCCGGTGGCGGCGCTGTTGTTCTGCGCGCCGACCCGACCGCATACGGTAATTGTAAACGGCAAGGTCGTCGTCCATAACCGCGAACTGCTAACGGCCGATGAACGCGAGATAGCCAGCAGCGCCCGCGAACAGGCGCGGCGACTGTTGTCCAAGGCGAACTGA
- a CDS encoding CapA family protein: MRKIYCLAIVTALLCTAALGTAQVRDHRWTLDEASTSLTLERTDSGLLLRWAPAEGLHYWAVLHSASMTFDIVDTLAITPDTFYFHRDVEGLNALGFFVVDPIDFPLPVDTVINIVSFEDEPELESVAGEDAEGWSAEIVADDYFGASGHSLRMSGNTWKRVEIAPQLVDSQTVWAVAAKLTTRGEVHAVGVADSANVLYYILWGKEAPQSLYWNTTYEGWFADEEWQDVLLPVGEDWVGRFGYAPRITEVRFVNDNDTVAVDGVVLYDEVRDVTESQPLAPTAEFEWFLLPESDPDSIHVLFHARAYDLDSPYMTYHWDFGDGQTESIPNPEHHYAAHARYPVSLTVTGSDERTPWCVHALADSPVTVSGGVWFTFGGDVIMGRGYENDGGIIDTWGVDTLYEPTARWLTEADLTSVNLECPLTTATTAHPTKGIVFRSHPDRVAGLVNAGVDFVTLANNHAFDYLIDGMLETMYVLDTAGVVHNGAGMNDELARRVEILTSNGLSFAMLSMSDRTGSYNNVQPFLDASRSRPGFAMWNRSAIEMTVPPATQLADFVVVNTHSGSEYSLAPILSQQSEQDPDGDEDMLFELIPDTLERQMRYYAIEQGAELVIAHHPHIIQGFEVYQGKLIAHSLGNFIFDLTYAETMPSLLVRTHFNPALGIDTAVVHPVYINHWIPQPARGELARCILDYETEMSRRLGTWLLRSPGADSAFVVFDTTGWLRSIAVETDTLTFTQEGSYWVSSPRRLTIEGYLRLAELAAGAGYEIRFGRERLYFGNMEDEGANDWQLNSADEGYATDIAYGGVRSIRLRRTAGNPQNVVANNEYRLPLPGGFSYSLLGWQRTENSGNASLQAQYFGGRSGGTALGQADIGAPLNGTQPWQSRSAQLNVPGGTNFITIRFSQYAPASGTGYAWFDDVSLVQWDGWMPLPAQAAFPNDYRFVQVRRSSASGPVELSTTLQWIEVGQ; the protein is encoded by the coding sequence ATGCGAAAAATCTATTGTCTGGCAATTGTGACGGCTCTGCTGTGCACTGCGGCCCTCGGTACGGCACAGGTTCGTGACCACCGGTGGACGTTGGACGAGGCATCCACGTCGCTGACACTTGAGCGCACGGACTCCGGGCTGCTGCTGCGTTGGGCACCTGCCGAGGGTCTTCACTACTGGGCTGTTCTGCACAGCGCGTCCATGACCTTTGACATTGTGGATACCTTGGCCATTACTCCGGACACGTTCTATTTTCACCGGGATGTTGAAGGCCTGAATGCCCTGGGTTTCTTTGTTGTGGATCCCATTGATTTTCCGCTTCCGGTTGACACTGTGATAAATATCGTCTCCTTTGAAGACGAGCCGGAACTCGAGAGCGTCGCGGGCGAAGATGCTGAAGGGTGGAGCGCGGAAATTGTGGCCGACGACTATTTCGGCGCGTCCGGCCACAGTTTGCGGATGTCCGGCAATACGTGGAAGCGCGTTGAGATTGCACCGCAACTTGTGGATTCGCAGACCGTATGGGCGGTAGCGGCCAAACTGACGACGCGCGGCGAGGTGCATGCCGTGGGCGTCGCGGATTCCGCGAACGTGCTGTACTACATCTTATGGGGCAAGGAAGCGCCGCAGTCGCTCTATTGGAACACAACCTACGAAGGTTGGTTTGCCGACGAAGAGTGGCAGGATGTTCTGCTTCCGGTCGGCGAAGATTGGGTCGGACGGTTCGGCTATGCACCGCGCATTACTGAAGTGCGTTTTGTCAACGATAACGATACGGTCGCTGTGGACGGGGTGGTGCTATACGACGAAGTGCGCGACGTAACGGAGTCGCAGCCGCTGGCTCCGACGGCGGAGTTTGAGTGGTTTTTGCTTCCCGAAAGCGATCCCGACAGTATTCATGTTCTATTCCATGCCCGGGCCTACGATCTTGATAGTCCCTACATGACCTATCATTGGGATTTCGGCGACGGGCAGACAGAGTCCATTCCGAATCCCGAGCACCACTATGCTGCACACGCGCGCTATCCGGTTAGTCTTACGGTGACCGGATCGGATGAGCGTACGCCGTGGTGCGTGCATGCCTTGGCAGATAGCCCGGTGACGGTCAGCGGCGGCGTGTGGTTTACATTTGGCGGCGACGTGATCATGGGCCGGGGCTACGAGAACGACGGCGGTATCATTGACACATGGGGTGTGGACACGCTCTATGAACCGACGGCGCGCTGGCTGACTGAGGCCGACCTCACGAGTGTGAATCTGGAGTGCCCGCTGACGACGGCGACGACGGCGCACCCGACGAAAGGCATCGTGTTCAGGTCGCACCCGGATCGCGTGGCGGGATTAGTGAATGCCGGCGTTGATTTCGTCACTCTGGCGAATAATCACGCGTTCGATTATCTGATTGACGGCATGCTGGAAACAATGTACGTTCTGGACACGGCGGGAGTTGTGCATAACGGCGCCGGGATGAATGACGAGTTGGCCCGGCGTGTTGAAATTTTGACGAGCAACGGGCTGTCGTTTGCGATGCTGAGCATGTCGGATCGCACCGGATCGTACAACAACGTGCAGCCGTTCCTCGATGCGAGCCGCTCGCGGCCTGGTTTTGCGATGTGGAATCGTTCAGCGATTGAAATGACGGTGCCGCCGGCGACGCAGCTCGCGGATTTTGTGGTGGTCAATACCCATTCGGGAAGCGAGTATTCACTGGCGCCGATACTGTCGCAGCAAAGCGAGCAGGATCCGGACGGTGACGAAGACATGCTTTTTGAACTTATTCCTGATACGCTTGAGCGGCAGATGCGCTACTATGCGATCGAGCAGGGCGCGGAACTTGTGATCGCTCATCATCCGCATATCATCCAGGGGTTTGAGGTCTATCAGGGCAAGCTCATTGCGCACAGCCTGGGGAATTTCATCTTTGACTTGACATACGCTGAGACGATGCCGAGTCTGCTCGTTCGAACTCACTTCAATCCGGCATTAGGTATTGATACCGCGGTGGTTCATCCCGTGTACATCAATCACTGGATTCCACAGCCGGCGCGCGGCGAATTGGCGCGCTGCATTTTGGACTACGAGACGGAGATGTCGCGACGGCTCGGGACGTGGCTGCTGCGTTCACCTGGTGCGGACAGTGCGTTTGTGGTATTTGACACGACGGGATGGCTGCGCAGCATCGCGGTAGAAACGGACACTCTTACGTTCACGCAAGAAGGTTCCTACTGGGTGAGTTCACCGCGGCGGTTGACGATTGAAGGATATCTGCGACTCGCCGAACTGGCCGCCGGCGCGGGCTACGAGATTCGCTTTGGCCGGGAACGGCTATACTTCGGGAACATGGAAGATGAGGGTGCCAACGACTGGCAATTGAACAGCGCGGATGAAGGTTACGCAACCGACATCGCATATGGCGGTGTTCGCAGCATTCGCCTTCGGCGGACAGCGGGCAATCCGCAGAACGTCGTCGCAAACAACGAGTACCGGTTGCCGCTGCCGGGCGGTTTCAGCTATTCTCTGCTTGGCTGGCAACGCACGGAGAATTCGGGCAACGCGTCGTTGCAGGCGCAGTATTTCGGTGGCCGATCCGGCGGTACGGCCTTGGGTCAGGCGGACATCGGCGCGCCGCTAAATGGAACGCAGCCGTGGCAGAGTCGCAGTGCGCAGTTGAATGTTCCGGGTGGAACGAACTTCATCACGATCCGTTTCAGTCAGTATGCTCCGGCCAGCGGAACCGGGTACGCGTGGTTTGATGATGTTTCGCTGGTCCAATGGGACGGATGGATGCCGCTCCCCGCTCAGGCCGCTTTTCCGAACGACTATCGTTTTGTGCAAGTGCGCCGCTCGAGCGCATCAGGGCCTGTGGAACTTAGCACCACACTACAGTGGATTGAAGTTGGGCAGTAG
- a CDS encoding acetate--CoA ligase family protein, with protein sequence MNTNSPLNLADVQRVFNPSSIAVLGASRQPGTIGRDMLRKILDFGFNGIVYPVNPSAKFVHSMRAYRSVLEIPDPVDLAVICVPKKLVLQAVDDCGRKGIQSIVMITAGFAETGDDGAALERQLFERVKSYGIRMVGPNCMGIINTDPAVRMDATFAGPMPVPGDIGFLSQSGALGVAILERAAGMQLGLSSFVSLGNRTDVSVDDVLAYWNADERTKLALLYIESFGNAARFMKVAREMTRTKPLIAVKSGRTRAGARAASSHTASLAASDVAVNAIFESAGVLRVDTVEKLFDYAQAFAAQPLPKGSRVAIMSNGGGPAILATDAVEGEGLTMTEFSPETTARLKAVLADLASARNPVDMVASAGATHFEAVGDILLNDPNTDAMIVIFVLPITSDSRDVASAIVRAYERNKHLHKPVLVCFMTRDGDMSGTPILRNAGLPVYIFPESAVQSLAAMVKYQQVQQRQHGTTKSFDDVDRASVRKTIDDARAQHRKQLLPAEVNAILRAYQFPVLNIQLVDKRDHLAKASKSVGFPLVMKIAAEGITHKSDVRGVKLNLRTQADLEAAWDDIADALTALPNPPRAWGVTLEPMIQGGREIVLGIHADPNFGPLIMFGMGGIYVEVLKDVSFRLAPLTESDVDSMITALRGYPILAGVRGEQSIDFDRMRDLLFRLSQLALDFPDIIELDVNPLLAFPVGQESIVVDARMTIHI encoded by the coding sequence GTGAACACCAACAGCCCTCTCAATCTCGCCGACGTCCAACGCGTCTTTAACCCGTCCTCCATCGCCGTGCTCGGGGCCAGCCGTCAACCCGGCACCATTGGCCGCGATATGCTCCGCAAAATCCTTGATTTCGGCTTTAACGGCATCGTCTATCCTGTCAATCCGTCCGCCAAGTTTGTGCACTCCATGCGGGCCTATCGCAGCGTCCTCGAAATCCCCGACCCGGTGGACTTAGCGGTGATCTGCGTACCCAAGAAACTCGTCCTGCAAGCCGTGGATGACTGCGGACGCAAGGGGATTCAGTCTATCGTGATGATTACCGCCGGGTTCGCCGAGACCGGCGACGATGGCGCCGCGCTTGAGCGCCAACTCTTCGAACGTGTCAAGAGCTATGGGATTCGCATGGTCGGGCCGAATTGCATGGGAATCATCAATACCGATCCGGCCGTGCGCATGGACGCCACCTTTGCCGGGCCGATGCCCGTACCCGGCGACATCGGCTTCCTGTCACAGAGCGGCGCGCTGGGCGTGGCCATTCTCGAACGCGCCGCAGGCATGCAGTTAGGGCTGTCGTCATTCGTCAGCTTGGGCAACCGAACCGACGTTTCCGTGGACGACGTACTCGCCTACTGGAATGCCGATGAACGCACCAAACTTGCCCTACTCTACATCGAGAGCTTTGGTAATGCCGCGCGATTCATGAAAGTGGCCCGCGAAATGACCCGGACCAAGCCGCTTATCGCAGTGAAGTCGGGCCGCACACGCGCCGGCGCTCGCGCCGCCAGCTCGCATACGGCCAGCCTCGCCGCCTCTGATGTCGCGGTTAACGCGATTTTCGAGTCCGCCGGCGTTCTGCGTGTGGACACCGTGGAGAAGCTGTTTGACTATGCGCAAGCCTTCGCCGCGCAGCCGCTGCCCAAGGGATCACGGGTGGCCATCATGTCGAACGGCGGCGGCCCTGCCATCTTGGCAACCGATGCCGTTGAAGGCGAAGGCCTGACCATGACCGAATTTTCGCCCGAGACCACCGCGCGCCTGAAGGCGGTTCTGGCCGATCTCGCCAGCGCCCGCAATCCGGTGGACATGGTCGCCAGCGCCGGGGCTACCCACTTCGAAGCCGTCGGTGACATCCTGCTCAACGATCCCAATACCGATGCGATGATCGTCATCTTCGTGTTGCCGATCACCTCGGATTCGCGCGATGTCGCCAGCGCGATAGTGCGCGCCTATGAACGCAACAAGCACCTGCATAAACCCGTGCTCGTGTGTTTCATGACCCGCGACGGAGACATGTCCGGCACGCCGATTCTGCGCAATGCCGGTCTGCCCGTCTACATCTTCCCGGAATCGGCGGTGCAGTCGCTGGCCGCGATGGTAAAGTACCAGCAGGTTCAGCAACGACAGCATGGCACGACAAAGTCGTTTGACGATGTGGACCGCGCCAGCGTGCGCAAGACGATTGACGACGCCCGGGCGCAGCACCGCAAGCAGCTCCTGCCGGCCGAAGTGAATGCGATCCTGCGCGCCTATCAGTTCCCCGTTCTGAATATCCAGCTCGTGGACAAACGCGATCATCTGGCGAAAGCGTCCAAGTCTGTGGGGTTCCCGCTCGTCATGAAGATCGCCGCCGAGGGTATTACCCACAAGTCCGATGTGCGCGGCGTCAAACTCAATTTGCGTACGCAGGCCGATCTCGAAGCGGCTTGGGACGATATCGCCGATGCGCTCACCGCGCTGCCCAATCCGCCGCGTGCGTGGGGCGTCACGCTCGAACCCATGATTCAGGGCGGACGCGAAATCGTGCTCGGTATCCACGCTGACCCGAACTTCGGCCCGCTCATCATGTTTGGAATGGGCGGCATCTACGTTGAGGTCCTGAAAGACGTCAGTTTCCGGCTTGCCCCGCTCACCGAATCGGACGTGGACAGTATGATCACGGCCCTGCGCGGCTATCCGATTCTGGCTGGCGTGCGCGGCGAGCAGTCTATAGATTTCGACCGTATGCGTGATCTGCTATTCAGACTTTCACAGCTTGCGCTCGATTTCCCTGACATTATTGAACTCGACGTCAACCCGTTGCTGGCCTTCCCCGTCGGGCAGGAGAGCATCGTCGTGGACGCTCGCATGACCATCCATATTTGA
- a CDS encoding OPT/YSL family transporter, whose protein sequence is MAVDVSPPSTQTAQIHDPAVSELTFRAVASGLVVGSLIGASNVCIGLKIGWTFGASITAAVISFAIFKAMGGLLSRPYGARENLITATAGSAAGTMASAGGFVACIPALELYVRETTGPGHDLTYVQLVLWAISIAFLGVFFAVPLRKQMIVKEKLRYPSGTAAAETIRAMYSSGAEAMKKAKLLFYAAAIAAVIKMLFSIKPLGLHHFSDFSLDDIGLETVGILGVSLASLRMGVSLSPMMLGAGVLIGSKVGWSLFAGAILAWGIGAPILIDQGIVTAANPNGVYIAAFRWLLWPGVALMVAAGFSSLALQYKTIANTFGSFKRLMQGRKAEVQDTEEEEDAPDPFPIKWWAVGMVAATALTTVFAQLYFGIPVWMGIIAVFLSFLIASISVRATGETDINPVGAMGKITQVVYAVVDPGQIPTNLMAAGITAAGASQSGDLMHDLKAGYMLKVSIRRQVIAQLIGVVVGVFTAAGVYRLLTAAYTIPGDDFTGPAVMAWHAMAKLLADGIDSLPPHAMTAAAIGAIIGFAMPFVAKIKGVGKWLPSPIALGIAFMVTPYSSLSMWLGAVVTAYYTKKNPEAVDRYGASLASGLIAGEGLMMVVVAVLLILGATWIS, encoded by the coding sequence ATGGCCGTAGATGTCTCCCCGCCCTCGACGCAGACCGCACAGATCCATGACCCCGCCGTGAGCGAACTGACGTTTCGCGCGGTGGCATCAGGTCTGGTCGTCGGCTCGCTGATCGGCGCCTCGAACGTGTGTATTGGATTGAAGATCGGTTGGACGTTTGGCGCGTCCATCACCGCCGCCGTTATATCGTTTGCGATATTCAAAGCGATGGGTGGATTGTTGTCGCGGCCTTATGGTGCTCGCGAGAACTTGATCACGGCAACTGCCGGCAGCGCTGCCGGGACGATGGCCTCGGCGGGCGGTTTCGTCGCCTGTATCCCGGCGCTCGAGTTGTATGTGCGCGAGACGACTGGTCCGGGGCACGACTTAACCTACGTGCAGCTTGTGCTGTGGGCCATCTCCATTGCGTTTCTCGGCGTGTTTTTCGCTGTGCCCCTGCGCAAGCAGATGATCGTCAAAGAGAAGCTGCGCTATCCTTCGGGTACGGCTGCGGCCGAGACAATCAGAGCGATGTACTCGTCCGGCGCGGAAGCGATGAAGAAGGCCAAGCTGTTATTTTATGCTGCGGCGATTGCTGCGGTGATCAAGATGCTGTTCAGCATCAAACCGCTTGGCCTGCATCACTTCAGTGACTTTTCACTGGACGATATTGGTTTGGAGACTGTCGGCATTCTCGGCGTCTCGCTGGCATCATTGCGGATGGGAGTAAGTCTGTCACCGATGATGTTGGGAGCAGGCGTTCTGATCGGGTCGAAAGTCGGCTGGTCGCTGTTTGCCGGCGCAATTCTCGCGTGGGGCATTGGCGCGCCGATACTGATCGATCAAGGAATTGTCACGGCAGCCAACCCCAACGGAGTCTATATTGCCGCTTTCCGCTGGCTGTTATGGCCGGGTGTGGCGCTCATGGTGGCGGCGGGCTTCTCCAGCCTGGCACTGCAATACAAGACGATCGCAAATACCTTCGGCTCCTTCAAACGACTCATGCAGGGCCGCAAGGCCGAGGTGCAGGATACAGAGGAGGAAGAAGACGCTCCGGATCCGTTCCCGATCAAGTGGTGGGCCGTTGGTATGGTGGCGGCCACGGCGCTGACTACGGTATTCGCGCAGCTTTATTTCGGAATTCCGGTGTGGATGGGTATTATAGCGGTATTCTTGTCGTTCCTGATTGCCAGTATTTCCGTGCGGGCGACGGGTGAAACGGACATTAATCCGGTTGGCGCGATGGGCAAGATCACACAGGTCGTCTATGCCGTGGTGGACCCCGGCCAAATACCGACGAACCTTATGGCCGCCGGTATCACGGCGGCGGGCGCCAGCCAGTCGGGTGACCTGATGCACGACTTGAAAGCCGGCTACATGTTGAAGGTCTCGATTCGGCGTCAGGTGATCGCCCAGTTGATCGGCGTGGTGGTCGGTGTGTTCACGGCGGCTGGCGTGTATCGCCTGTTGACCGCGGCCTACACCATTCCCGGCGATGACTTCACAGGTCCGGCCGTGATGGCGTGGCATGCGATGGCCAAACTGTTGGCCGATGGCATTGACTCGCTTCCCCCGCACGCGATGACGGCTGCCGCAATCGGCGCGATCATCGGTTTTGCGATGCCGTTTGTGGCCAAAATCAAGGGTGTGGGTAAGTGGCTGCCGTCGCCGATCGCGCTTGGTATCGCGTTCATGGTTACGCCGTACTCGTCACTCTCGATGTGGCTGGGCGCTGTAGTGACGGCTTACTATACGAAGAAGAATCCCGAGGCGGTGGATCGTTATGGCGCCTCCCTTGCGTCGGGTCTGATTGCAGGCGAAGGCTTGATGATGGTCGTGGTCGCCGTGCTGCTAATTCTTGGCGCGACCTGGATCAGCTAA
- a CDS encoding polysaccharide deacetylase family protein has protein sequence MRNTRHYGTAAAMRHGFSWRRGASLVSRAINLDTSPIHGETTWECLRVSRVGAECRRSLLDLLHEHKTKVTWALVFWPSAARRFPHIVRAIASAGHEVASHGEDHRLVYDLTPAEFQSSVSDLRSRGGAFVFTETSSGRLSGHRALMLRCSRSDSFDDRGRPSFPCNRNAATSTMPVLPSV, from the coding sequence ATGCGCAACACACGGCATTACGGAACGGCCGCAGCCATGCGGCACGGTTTCTCTTGGAGACGTGGCGCGAGCTTGGTATCACGTGCGATCAATCTGGACACGAGTCCAATTCACGGCGAGACCACATGGGAATGCTTGCGAGTGTCGCGGGTTGGAGCGGAATGTCGAAGATCGCTTCTCGACCTGCTTCATGAACACAAAACGAAAGTCACGTGGGCGTTGGTCTTTTGGCCGAGTGCGGCCCGGCGGTTTCCGCACATTGTGAGGGCAATTGCGTCGGCAGGACATGAAGTTGCCAGCCACGGTGAAGACCATCGGCTCGTCTATGACCTAACACCTGCCGAGTTTCAGTCCTCTGTCAGCGATTTACGTTCGCGGGGGGGGGCTTTTGTATTTACAGAGACCTCATCCGGTCGTCTGAGCGGGCATCGTGCCCTCATGCTTCGGTGCAGCCGCTCCGATTCGTTCGACGATCGTGGCAGACCCTCATTTCCTTGCAACCGGAATGCGGCTACGAGTACGATGCCAGTATTACCTTCCGTTTGA
- a CDS encoding cytidylate kinase-like family protein yields MKNPITPRAEQNLEAQIRVASRLKESAADERHSPAPFITLSRQFGCEAVALAEAVAAQLDAGGQLESGSWQVYSRKLIEAMADQEYSYEHLMSALGSKSRGAIEEFMSTLFGQISDLKLMHKLVRTIRATATLGRCIIVGRGAAVITRDMPGGIHVRLVASEAYRLRGLIERHGWTEAAAREALLQQDRERAHFYEKYLQRDSSDPELYDLVLNAGSLTQAQMADQIVTLYRARRLAQSA; encoded by the coding sequence ATGAAGAACCCGATTACGCCGCGGGCCGAACAGAATCTGGAAGCTCAGATTCGCGTGGCCTCACGGCTCAAGGAAAGCGCCGCTGACGAGCGCCATTCGCCGGCGCCGTTTATTACCTTATCACGGCAATTTGGTTGCGAGGCCGTGGCGCTGGCCGAGGCGGTTGCGGCTCAGCTCGATGCCGGAGGCCAATTGGAGTCCGGCTCGTGGCAGGTTTACAGCCGCAAGCTGATCGAGGCGATGGCCGATCAGGAGTACTCTTACGAGCACTTGATGTCGGCGTTAGGCTCCAAGTCGCGGGGCGCGATTGAAGAATTCATGTCCACGCTGTTCGGTCAAATCTCCGACCTGAAGCTGATGCACAAATTGGTGCGCACGATCCGGGCGACGGCAACGCTGGGCCGATGCATCATCGTCGGTCGTGGGGCGGCGGTGATAACCCGCGATATGCCGGGCGGTATTCATGTGCGCCTTGTGGCATCCGAAGCGTACCGTCTCCGCGGATTGATTGAACGGCACGGCTGGACCGAGGCGGCCGCGCGTGAAGCTCTGCTGCAACAGGATCGTGAACGCGCGCATTTCTACGAGAAGTACTTACAGCGTGACTCGAGCGATCCCGAACTCTATGACCTTGTTCTCAACGCCGGGAGCTTGACGCAGGCACAGATGGCGGATCAGATCGTGACGTTATACCGCGCCCGGCGGCTCGCGCAATCGGCGTGA